The following are encoded in a window of Saccharothrix longispora genomic DNA:
- a CDS encoding DUF5318 domain-containing protein, translated as MSTQRQVVDYALQRRALLAEVYAGRVGTMEVCDASPYLLRAAKFHGRPSDVTCPVCRKEPLTHVSWVYGDELKHAAGSARTAEELTRMATLFEEFTVYVVEVCRTCSWNHLVQSYVLGTRGLNSRKPRRRTAAE; from the coding sequence GTGTCGACCCAACGCCAGGTCGTGGACTACGCGCTGCAGCGCCGTGCGCTGCTGGCGGAGGTCTACGCGGGCCGAGTGGGCACGATGGAGGTGTGCGACGCGAGCCCGTACCTGCTGCGAGCTGCGAAGTTCCACGGCCGACCGAGCGACGTGACCTGCCCGGTGTGCCGCAAGGAACCGCTCACCCACGTGTCCTGGGTCTACGGCGACGAGCTCAAGCACGCGGCCGGGTCCGCGCGCACCGCCGAGGAGCTCACGCGGATGGCGACCCTCTTCGAGGAGTTCACCGTGTACGTCGTCGAGGTTTGCCGCACATGTAGTTGGAACCACCTGGTGCAGTCATACGTCCTGGGAACGCGTGGCCTGAACTCTCGCAAGCCGCGCAGGAGGACCGCGGCGGAGTGA
- a CDS encoding PadR family transcriptional regulator, with translation MLEFAILGLLHEAPMHGYELRKRLHELLGAFRAFSYGTLYPTLRKLQRGGLIVEEVPEADSVRWGRRARKVYKLTAEGKERFADLLANAGPQTWDDDSFGVHLAFFSRTPAEIRMRILEGRRRRVEERREGLRTSLSATSERIDRYTRELHRLGLESSEREVRWLNELIATEQAEQRERDE, from the coding sequence GTGCTGGAGTTCGCGATCCTCGGGCTGCTGCACGAGGCGCCCATGCACGGCTACGAGCTGCGCAAGCGCCTGCACGAGCTGCTGGGGGCGTTCCGGGCGTTCTCCTACGGGACGCTGTACCCCACGCTGCGCAAGCTGCAACGCGGCGGGCTCATCGTCGAGGAAGTGCCCGAGGCGGACTCCGTCCGCTGGGGGCGCCGGGCGCGCAAGGTCTACAAGCTCACCGCGGAGGGCAAGGAGAGGTTCGCCGACCTGCTGGCCAACGCCGGTCCCCAGACGTGGGACGACGACTCGTTCGGCGTCCACCTGGCGTTCTTCTCCCGCACCCCCGCCGAGATCAGGATGCGCATCCTCGAAGGTCGCCGCAGACGGGTCGAGGAGCGCCGCGAGGGGCTGCGCACCTCATTATCGGCGACCAGTGAGCGGATCGACCGCTACACGCGGGAGCTGCACCGGCTCGGGCTGGAGAGCTCCGAGCGCGAGGTGCGGTGGTTGAACGAGCTGATCGCGACCGAACAGGCCGAACAGCGCGAGCGGGACGAATGA
- a CDS encoding DUF4232 domain-containing protein, which produces MSGTWVRGTAAVLAALVAATALVGCSSNSGSRSKGGSTTVKSTKGANRTSSARKATGKCADLGVSTDPGSPAADGQQVLLIVFTNRGKDECTLAGYPGVRLDGVDGLGWDIVRRQGTDSPALTLRPQGKAAATLTYAPQPDGWEVRKLLVTPPDTTATRELAWPAGRVLLQDAATHPATHIGQVVAYG; this is translated from the coding sequence GTGAGCGGGACGTGGGTGCGCGGGACGGCGGCGGTGCTGGCCGCTCTGGTCGCGGCGACGGCGCTGGTGGGCTGCTCGTCGAACTCGGGGTCGAGGTCGAAGGGCGGGTCGACTACGGTCAAGAGCACCAAGGGCGCGAACAGGACGAGCAGCGCCCGGAAGGCCACCGGGAAGTGCGCGGACCTGGGGGTGTCCACCGATCCGGGGTCGCCGGCGGCGGACGGGCAGCAGGTGCTGCTGATCGTGTTCACCAACCGGGGCAAGGACGAGTGCACCCTGGCGGGCTACCCCGGCGTGCGGCTGGACGGCGTGGACGGGCTCGGCTGGGACATCGTGCGCAGGCAGGGCACCGACTCCCCCGCGCTGACCCTGCGCCCGCAGGGGAAGGCGGCGGCCACGCTGACCTACGCGCCGCAGCCCGACGGCTGGGAGGTGCGCAAGCTGCTGGTCACGCCGCCGGACACCACCGCGACCCGGGAGCTGGCCTGGCCCGCGGGCCGCGTGCTGCTCCAGGACGCCGCGACGCACCCGGCCACCCACATCGGGCAGGTCGTCGCCTACGGCTAG
- a CDS encoding inositol-3-phosphate synthase: MGDNRRTVRVAIVGVGNCAASLVQGVHYYRDADPNTKVPGLMHVRFGDYHVRDVEFVAAFDVDAKKVGTDLSEAIGASENNTIKIADVPPLGVTVQRGPTLDGLGRFYRETIEESDEQPVDVVAALREAEVDVLVSYLPVGSEDADRFYAQAAIDAGVAFVNALPVFIASDPEWAEKFRAAGVPIVGDDIKSQVGATITHRVLARLFEDRGVQLDRTMQLNVGGNMDFLNMKELERLESKKVSKTQAVTSQVDRDMGKRNVHIGPSDYVSWLDDRKWAYVRLEGRAFGDVPLNLEYKLEVWDSPNSAGIIIDAVRAAKIALDRGIGGPILSASSYFMKSPPEQYSDSAAHEAVEAFIRGDVER; this comes from the coding sequence ATGGGCGACAACCGCCGCACCGTTCGAGTGGCCATCGTCGGGGTCGGCAACTGCGCGGCGTCGCTGGTGCAGGGTGTCCACTACTACCGCGACGCCGACCCGAACACCAAGGTGCCGGGTCTCATGCACGTCCGGTTCGGCGACTACCACGTCCGCGACGTCGAGTTCGTCGCCGCGTTCGACGTGGACGCCAAGAAGGTCGGCACGGACCTGTCCGAGGCCATCGGCGCCAGCGAGAACAACACCATCAAGATCGCCGACGTGCCGCCGCTCGGCGTCACCGTGCAGCGCGGCCCCACGCTCGACGGGCTCGGCCGGTTCTACCGGGAGACCATCGAGGAGTCCGACGAGCAGCCGGTGGACGTCGTCGCGGCGCTGCGCGAGGCCGAGGTCGACGTGCTGGTCTCCTACCTGCCGGTGGGCTCGGAGGACGCGGACCGCTTCTACGCGCAGGCCGCCATCGACGCGGGCGTGGCGTTCGTCAACGCGCTGCCGGTGTTCATCGCCTCCGACCCGGAGTGGGCGGAGAAGTTCCGCGCCGCGGGCGTGCCGATCGTCGGCGACGACATCAAGTCCCAGGTGGGCGCCACCATCACGCACCGCGTGCTGGCGAGGCTGTTCGAGGACCGGGGCGTCCAGCTCGACCGCACCATGCAGCTGAACGTGGGCGGCAACATGGACTTCCTCAACATGAAGGAACTGGAGCGCCTGGAGTCCAAGAAGGTCTCCAAGACCCAGGCCGTCACGTCGCAGGTCGACCGCGACATGGGCAAGCGCAACGTCCACATCGGCCCGTCGGACTACGTGTCCTGGCTGGACGACCGCAAGTGGGCGTACGTGCGGCTGGAGGGTCGCGCGTTCGGCGACGTGCCGCTGAACCTGGAGTACAAGCTGGAGGTCTGGGACTCCCCGAACTCCGCGGGCATCATCATCGACGCGGTGCGCGCCGCGAAGATCGCCCTCGACCGGGGCATCGGCGGCCCGATCCTGTCGGCGTCGTCGTACTTCATGAAGTCCCCGCCGGAGCAGTACTCGGACTCCGCGGCGCACGAGGCCGTCGAGGCGTTCATCCGCGGCGACGTGGAGCGCTGA